One Rosa chinensis cultivar Old Blush chromosome 5, RchiOBHm-V2, whole genome shotgun sequence genomic region harbors:
- the LOC112164842 gene encoding pheophorbide a oxygenase, chloroplastic has product MAILLSSSASASASIFTSSPSQSLKPLNPSLPFLISTANPHRKPSGRAKSLFPPRVATQPQTTDPDRPTKTEQDGESYNLGDEVEDESSATKFNWRDHWYPVSLIEDLDPKLPTPFQLLGRDIVLWFDRNKQEWVALDDKCPHRLAPLSEGRIDEGGNLQCSYHGWSFDGCGSCVKIPQASPQGPEARAVRSPRACATRFPTQVSQGLLFVWPDENGWERANASKPPMLPDEFGKPEFSTVTIQRDLFYGYDTLMENVSDPSHIDFAHHKVTGRRDRAKPLPFKLEDSGPWGFSGANEGNPRITAKFIAPCYYLNKIEIDTKLPLVGDQKWVIWICSFNVPMAPGKTRSIVCSARNFFQFSMPGPAWWQVIPRWHEHWTSNKVYDGDMIVLQGQEKIFLSKSKEEFGDVNKQYTTITFTPTQADRFVLAFRNWLRRHGNSQPEWFGTSDQQPLPSTILSKRQMLDRFEQHTLKCSSCKGAYTAFQTWKKLLIGAAVVFASTAGIPSGLQLRIILAGFALVSAGLAYALHELEKNFVFVDYVHADIE; this is encoded by the exons ATGGCAATCTTGCTCTCTTcctctgcttctgcttctgcttcaaTCTTCACATCTTCACCATCCCAATCCCTCAAGCCACTGAACCCATCTCTCCCTTTCTTGATCTCCACCGCTAACCCACATCGAAAACCTTCAGGAAGAGCAAAGAGTCTTTTTCCTCCAAGAGTAGCAACCCAACCTCAGACCACAGACCCAGATCGACCCACCAAAACAGAACAAGATGGGGAAAGTTACAATCTTGGGGATGAGGTTGAGGATGAAAGCTCAGCAACCAAGTTCAATTGGAGAGATCACTGGTACCCAGTTTCTTTGATTGAAGATTTGGACCCCAAATTGCCTACCCCATTTCAGCTTCTGGGTCGAGACATAGTTTTGTGGTTTGATAGGAACAAACAGGAATGGGTGGCTTTAGATGACAAATGCCCTCACCGCCTCGCGCCATTATCT GAAGGGAGGATTGATGAAGGTGGAAACTTGCAGTGTTCATACCATGGGTGGTCATTTGATGGGTGTGGATCCTGTGTTAAGATTCCACAGGCTTCACCTCAAGGTCCTGAAGCTCGTGCAGTCAGGTCTCCAAGAGCATGTGCCACTAGGTTTCCTACTCAGGTGTCTCAAGGCCTGCTCTTTGTCTGGCCTGATGAGAATGGTTGGGAAAGAGCCAATGCCTCCAAGCCTCCAAT GCTACCTGATGAGTTTGGCAAACCTGAGTTTTCGACGGTGACAATCCAGCGTGATCTCTTCTATGGCTATGATACCCTCATGGAAAATGTGTCTGATCCTTCCCACATTGACTTTGCTCATCACAAG GTTACAGGAAGGAGAGATAGAGCTAAGCCTTTGCCATTTAAACTGGAAGATAGTGGCCCTTGGGGCTTTTCTGGTGCAAATGAGGGCAACCCACGGATTACTGCCAAGTTTATAGCACCTTGTTATTATTTAAATAA AATAGAGATTGATACAAAGCTTCCACTAGTTGGTGATCAAAAATGGGTTATATGGATTTGTTCCTTCAATGTTCCAATGGCACCAGGGAAGACTCGCTCTATTGTTTGTAGTGCTCGAAACTTCTTCCAGTTCAGCATGCCAGGGCCTGCTTGGTGGCAG GTGATTCCTAGATGGCATGAACATTGGACTTCAAATAAGGTGTATGATGGAGACATGATTGTCCTTCAGGGTCAAGAGAAGATCTTTCTATCCAAGTCAAAGGAGGAATTTGGTGATGTTAATAAGCAGTACACGACAATTACATTTACACCCACACAAGCAGATCGTTTTGTCTTGGCATTTCGAAATTGGCTGAGGCGACACGGCAACAGCCAACCTGAGTGGTTTGGTACAAGCGACCAGCAACCTTTGCCCTCAACTATCTTATCAAAACGTCAG ATGTTGGACAGATTTGAGCAGCACACACTTAAATGTTCATCATGTAAAGGAGCTTATACAGCATTCCAGACATGGAAGAAGTTGCTAATTGGAGCAGCCGTTGTTTTCGCCTCAACGGCCGGGATCCCTTCAGGTCTGCAGCTACGGATCATTTTGGCTGGGTTTGCCCTTGTGAGTGCTGGGTTAGCTTATGCTTTACATGAACTGGAaaagaattttgtttttgttgattATGTACATGCTGACATTGAATAA
- the LOC112166090 gene encoding uncharacterized protein LOC112166090, translating to MALSRNAIVATGLVVFASAGLAFPFYMASSKTPVIDPTKPLSPQATFRGPYINTGSRDVGPDHQTYPKK from the exons ATGGCACTATCACGGAATGCTATTGTTGCTACTGGCCTGGTAGTTTTCGCATCTGCGGGGTTGGCATTTCCCTTTTACATGGC GTCATCAAAAACGCCTGTTATCGATCCAACAAAGCCACTGTCACCTCAGGCAACTTTTCGAGGGCCTTACATAAACACTGGTTCGCGTGACGTTGGACCTGATCATCAGACCTACCCAAAGAAGTGA